From one Plasmodium malariae genome assembly, chromosome: 12 genomic stretch:
- the PmUG01_12076100 gene encoding conserved Plasmodium protein, unknown function: MYLGVKNINKNYEKNYSSMTNEERLKLKRRIMYDALNFSQHFSYSNFVNYKYLSQVYATSSEELKDMENIVREIKLDNNKKKELFKLARQKIPLFYFPLNNMYNEGELKYFENCILPYVNKQEEIKQIQKFLFNAYQNYIIYNNIFELWTGDLDSLNRFSIFEMYKNKNQHQKNAMYEDYRENIHFNKIQKIKRRIRMHIYKDNNKDNENKENTEEYKLESEKVKNPNVNFDDWL, encoded by the exons ATGTATTTAGGGGTTaagaacataaataaaaattatgaaaagaaTTATTCTAGCATGACTAACGAAGAAAGACTTAAACTGAAAAGAAGAATAATGTACGATGCATTGAACTTTTCCcaacatttttcttattccAACTTCGTCAACTATAAATACTTGTCCCAAGTTTATGCAACGAGCTca GAAGAACTGAAAGACATGGAGAACATTGTTAGGGAAATAAAACTTGACAATAACAAGAAAAAGGAATTGTTTAAGTTGGCAAGACAAAAAATTCCTCTCTTTTATTTCCCCCTTAATAata tGTACAATGAAGGAGAGCTAAAATACTTTGAAAATTGTATTCTTCCCTATGTTAATAAACAAGAGGAAATTAAGCAAATTCAGAAATTTCTCTTTAATGCATATcagaattatattatttacaat aatatatttgaattatgGACAGGCGACCTCGACTCTCTGAACAgattttctatttttgaaatgtacaaaaataaaaatcag CACCAAAAAAATGCGATGTATGAAGACTACAgagaaaatatacattttaacaaaattcaaaaaattaagagaaGAATTAGGATGCACATATACAAGGATAATAACAAAGATAAT gaaaataaggaaaatacaGAAGAATATAAACTAGAATCAGAGAAAGTAAAAAACCCTAACGTTAATTTCGACGACTGGCTGTAA
- the MFS6 gene encoding major facilitator superfamily domain-containing protein, putative — protein sequence MKLQKDEENLFYDNEEYEKIKKNTLFKILLSVFIKTLFESFLQPLLPFYILNYYDIEVKELGILLSFYSLSQCVMCLIIGFFSSINKKHILVFLIIFNLIGMYLFYIKLNFTLLVINRIICGGSSVFIVVVNAIINDLVDTNVCIYYTYINIFNAIGIIFGPLLSSFFLTICNFQVILNFNTLGLIVSLIIILTISSELLTQNQNNIQRSILRVNRLEGEEAQYNLNVDKCSENVLTSRNKQAKNNFAWSELRKGDSYGNTNDRNDRSKNLYNKPITDGFKKGESSINSYRLNNKRSSSEAGYKENFFNYYNEEFSDISYQQFLRKNDHFYISRITLYVKEKLHALVNATRTYKFKCLLSICLFRFTSAFSSNLMSNIFFVFYNDNVSSDNKQIQISVFVSLSGIIMIFYQYFSFSYILKYFGYDGTAIIGLLIQSTGILLTYHSIKYYNLIFQYISICFIHSCSYAYIEPIIPTIISLFFVKNDQLFSQSIVSFFRYLSLTISPIIYSYYYIENQLFPFFISSCVSIISIFFVFLSFKFHNKMKTSLSN from the exons atgaAACTGCAAAAGGATGAGGAGAATCTGTTTTATGATAATGAAGAAtacgaaaaaattaagaaaaatacgTTGTTTAAAATCTTACTGtctgtttttataaaaacattatttgAATCGTTTTTACAACCACTGTtaccattttatatattaaattactaTGATATAGAAGTAAAAGAATTAGGGATATTACTAAGTTTTTATTCGTTGTCTCAATGTGTTATGTGTTTAATAATAGGTTTTTTCTCATCAATAAATAAGAAGCATATTTTGGTATTTCTAATCATATTTAACTTAATAggaatgtatttattttatattaaattaaattttacattattagtAATTAATAGAATTATTTGTGGAGGTAGTTCAGTATTTATTGTAGTTGTTAATGCTATAATAAACGATTTAGTAGATActaatgtatgtatatattatacatatataaatatttttaatgctATTGGTATTATATTTGGTCCATtattatcttctttttttttaactatatGTAATTTTCAAGTTATTCTAAATTTTAACACATTAGGATTAATTGTAtctcttattattattcttaccATATCAAGTGAGTTACTAACACAAAATCAAAACAATATTCAAAGGAGTATTCTTCGGGTAAATCGCTTAGAGGGTGAAGAAGCACAGTATAACTTAAATGTCGATAAATGTTCAGAAAATGTTCTTACGAGTAGGAATAAGCAAGCCAAGAACAATTTTGCATGGTCAGAACTGAGGAAGGGTGATAGCTATGGCAATACAAATGATCGCAATGATAgaagtaaaaatttatataataaacccATCACAGATGGTtttaaaaaaggggaaaGCAGTATTAATAGCTACCGGTTAAACAACAAAAGGAGTTCGTCGGAAGCGGGTTAcaaggaaaatttttttaattattataatgaagAATTTTCAGATATATCATATCAacaatttttaagaaaaaacgatcatttttatatttcaagaattacattatatgtaaaagaaAAGTTACATGCACTTGTTAATGCTACCcgtacatataaattcaaATGTTTGCTTtcaatttgtttatttagaTTTACCTCAGCTTTCTCGTCAAATTTAATGAGcaacattttttttgtgttctACAACGACAACGTCTCATCGG ATAATAAGCAAATACAAATTAGCGTTTTTGTATCTCTGAGTGGAATCATAATGATCTTTTATCAGTACTTTTCCTTCTcgtatattttgaaatattttggTTATGATG GCACGGCAATAATAGGATTGCTTATACAAAGTACAggaatattattaacataccatagcataaaatattacaatttaatttttcaatatatcagcatttgttttattcattcatGCTCTTATGCGTATATTGAGCCAATAATACCAACAAtaatttccttattttttgttaagaATGATCAACTGTTTTCACAAAGTATAGTATCCTTTTTTAGATATTTATCTTTGACAATTTCACCTATTATATATagctattattatatagaaaatcaactgtttccattttttatttcgtcATGTGTATCTattatatcaattttttttgtttttctctcATTTAAGTTTCATAACAAGATGAAAACGTCTTTGTCTAATTAA
- the PmUG01_12076300 gene encoding Adaptor complexes medium subunit family, putative → MDVFCIYTSGGKLLTEHIYDNHMRNRSLHNNYLHNNLKSIITQNKQSTNNQCMLFLREKEKDSVLLGCYYNSFVYIVKRDNLFFISLKRNENNPGLIVEVIQEIVISIKKYFNTDCLTEHIFIRNYSSVNFLINEILAQGGKPSLFVDSILRSLVKSECTILNETLRYAPIPSNLYNMISQRRNNYYMLGDTDDENNINSSYSNGNSINSIDALNVFWRSNNINYSINEIFIDIIEYVHCIVYNNNYLLHYAVQGNVHIRCNINGFTLIKLYFNMDIDLSKSIVHFTVRYDRLYNTDGTENERNVLYFVPLNEEYILMKYYDFRQLVHQRTNILGYTSRFPYDASEQLTDVLNIQSEAVPTAEYRTTEEVENFQRTVSEVDEPNIQEGGGENIQREFSPAVLEQAHENEGAVGKNTDENDEDENDEDGKNADMKNADMKNADMKNADMKKADMKKADMKKTDMKKADKKKLDRKKADRKKVDKKKGDRKKADRKKEDAKDMFMNNSVVDDECKNMGVDSFLAQSAKGETADTDVSSQRYIFKEYSDEGSNDQEEVGQRYIFKEYFDEENSAEKQADEENGAEKQIDEGNTAERQISGPRISAEDFITGSMTEGYSAEATVNSNEEYVFKNYDDDDIINNSNDAEDNESASNNNSFDYMESRERINLNNDMNSYIVYNRPNEKFKLPIIVKGNVQYIESEHMYKMKLKVFFYNVGTAHNSNLLLTHYEDICLSIPVHNFICSVSFRSEIGHMVYRDDIKSVVWHIENVIDVNIPVSATISMQIKRSENTELPLHIDNSIHPLVCNCNGLYDHCICAHAFTYWNNNTLIYSTFNFSVFASLKIKGFSVTGRKVNRIEVVEPQNLSVQKRCRYATVFNNIEFRL, encoded by the coding sequence ATGGATGTCTTTTGCATTTATACGTCCGGCGGGAAATTGTTAACGGAACATATATACGACAATCACATGAGGAATAGAAGCTTGCATAATAACTATTTGCATAACAACTTGAAGTCCATCATAACGCAGAATAAGCAAAGCACGAATAATCAATGCATGTTGTTTCTTagagaaaaggaaaaggataGTGTATTATTGGGGTGTTATTACAATAGTTTTGTGTATATAGTTAAGAGggacaatttattttttatatcattgaAGAGGAATGAAAACAATCCAGGGTTAATTGTTGAGGTAATTCAAGAAATAGTTATAAGCATAAAGAAGTATTTTAACACGGATTGTTTAACTgagcatatatttataaggaACTATTCAtctgtaaattttttaataaatgaaattttagCACAAGGAGGAAAGCCTAGTTTGTTTGTTGATTCTATTTTGAGAAGTTTGGTTAAAAGTGAGTGtactatattaaatgaaacgTTAAGATATGCACCCATACCAAGtaacttatataatatgatttCACAGAGgagaaataattattacatgTTGGGTGATACGGATGATGAGAATAACATCAATAGTAGTTATAGCAATGGGAATAGTATAAACTCAATTGATGCATTGAATGTTTTTTGGAGATCGAACAACATAAACTATTCTATAAATGAGatttttatagatataatCGAGTATGTACATTgtattgtatataataataactacTTGCTTCATTATGCTGTTCAAGGTAATGTACATATCAGATGCAACATAAATGGTTTCACCTTGATTAAGCTGTATTTTAATATGGACATAGATTTAAGTAAGTCTATTGTACACTTTACTGTTAGATATGATAGATTATATAACACAGATGGTACAGAAAATGAAAGGAATGTCTTATATTTTGTGCCTTTAAATGAAGAGTATATACttatgaaatattatgatTTCCGTCAACTAGTGCATCAGAGAACTAATATTTTGGGTTACACCTCAAGATTCCCGTATGACGCATCGGAGCAGTTAACGGATGTTTTAAATATCCAGAGTGAAGCTGTGCCAACTGCTGAATATAGAACTACTGAGGAAGTTGAGAATTTCCAGAGGACAGTAAGTGAGGTCGACGAGCCCAATATACAAGAAGGTGGTGGGGAAAATATACAGAGGGAGTTTTCCCCCGCTGTTTTGGAACAAGCTCATGAGAATGAGGGTGCAGTCGGGAAGAATACGGATGAAAATGATGAAGATGAAAATGATGAAGATGGAAAGAATGCAGATATGAAGAATGCAGATATGAAGAATGCAGATATGAAGAATGCAGATATGAAGAAGGCAGATATGAAGAAGGCAGATATGAAGAAGACAGATATGAAGAAGGCAGATAAAAAGAAGTTAGATAGAAAGAAGGCAGACAGAAAGAAGGTAGATAAGAAGAAGGGAGACAGAAAGAAGGCTGATAGAAAGAAAGAGGATGCGAAAGATATGTTTATGAATAATTCTGTTGTGGATGATGAATGTAAGAATATGGGGGTTGATTCGTTTTTGGCGCAAAGTGCCAAAGGGGAAACTGCCGACACTGATGTGAGTAGTCAAAGATACATCTTTAAGGAATACTCCGATGAGGGAAGTAATGATCAAGAAGAGGTTGGTCAAAGGTACATTTTTAAGGAGTACTTCGATGAGGAAAACAGTGCTGAGAAACAAGCCGATGAGGAAAACGGTGCAGAGAAACAAATCGATGAAGGAAACACTGCTGAAAGACAGATCAGTGGACCACGCATCAGTGCAGAAGATTTTATCACAGGAAGTATGACCGAGGGTTACAGTGCAGAAGCAACTGTTAATAGTAATGAGGAGTACGTTTTCAAAAACTATGACGAtgatgatataataaataatagcaATGACGCGGAAGATAATGAATCTgcaagtaataataacagtttCGACTATATGGAAAGCAGAGAAAGAATAAACCTAAATAATGATATGAATagttatattgtatataatagACCAAATGAAAAATTCAAATTGCCGATTATTGTAAAAGGTAATGTGCAGTATATAGAATCAGaacatatgtacaaaatGAAACTGAAGGTCTTTTTCTATAATGTTGGTACAGCGCACAAtagtaatttattattaactcACTATGAAGATATTTGTCTAAGTATCCCTGTGCacaattttatatgttcaGTTAGTTTTCGTAGTGAAATAGGGCATATGGTATATAGAGATGATATAAAATCAGTTGTATGGCATATCGAAAATGTTATAGATGTTAACATACCTGTATCAGCAACTATATCTATGCAAATAAAGCGTTCTGAGAATACAGAATTACCTCTACATATTGATAACAGCATCCATCCATTAGTCTGCAATTGTAATGGACTTTATGATCACTGTATATGTGCCCATGCTTTCACTTATtggaataataatactttGATATACTCTACTTTCAACTTTTCTGTTTTTGCTAgcttaaaaattaaaggcTTTTCAGTTACTGGAAGAAAAGTAAACAGAATAGAAGTTGTTGAACCTCAAAATTTAAGTGTACAGAAAAGATGTAGATATGCTACTGtctttaataatatagagtttagactttaa
- the PmUG01_12076400 gene encoding conserved Plasmodium protein, unknown function yields the protein MKNQNSDKLTNLKDLVPFYKVQYIKQQKNTLKDNEKLNENTEDIVYSVKKKFNFIKEKGESTFSKYENTKKNLELLNRELKLNKISLGQQKIEYDELKAKNEEILNKFENLKHSKYTYQIMLQRVKKEKKLLYFYLNSLERTVNSLKNSERQLHNNIQKITSENKNLRKSIDEKKTEIVKAKNKNEEILKYMNVNKEHSNILRIRREMINEYKNNKLNNADIALMMQEKRKFKKLLIYYLLYNNYLKLNASNIFENASNIYATISKLREATGVTDIYDINQKFLDIENKKNLLQKEEELSQKRLEDTIKEYISLNNEIINTFSEDKNILRKKILNEKEKISEDIYDLYKLVFASEKELEDINIKLDKIKKFLEKQNNYFHSINMEDMMEFHSNEDMLQYIKNLKVTIEILMKITQKNRENGHISRSYKSLEFLEIINLYKNVDFHKNMCRVDDTQDLENTIKLESKILAKGKHL from the exons atgaaaaatcaaAACAGCGATAAGTTAACTAATCTAAAGGATTTAGTTCCCTTTTATAAagtacaatatataaaacaacaGAAGAATACgtta aaagaCAATGAAAAGCTTAATGAAAATACCGAGGATATTGTTTATTCTGTAAAGAAGAAATTTAACTTCATAAAAGAAAAGGGGGAATCAACATTTAGTAAATATGAGAATACCAAG aaaaatttgGAATTATTAAATAGAGAATTAAAACTAAACAAAATTTCCCTCGGACaacaaaaaatt GAATATGATGAACTGAAAGCGAAAAATGAGGAGATATTAAACAAATTTGAAAATCTAAAGCATTCTAAATATACGTACCAAATAATGCTACAAAGGGTGAAG aaagaaaagaagttATTATACTTCTATTTAAATTCCTTAGAAAGAACTGTAaatagtttaaaaaatagtgaaAGACAGCTTCATAATAACATAca GAAAATCACgtcagaaaataaaaatttgaggAAATCCATTGATGAGAAAAAAACG GAAATTGTAAAAGCCAAAAACAAGAATGAAGAAATACTTAAATACATGAATGTTAATAAGGAACACAGCAATATATTAAGGATAAGAAG GGAGATGATCAatgaatacaaaaataataagttaAACAACGCAGATATAGCATTAATGATgcaagaaaaaagaaaattcaaGAAACTTCTTATTTACTATCTActgtataataattatctAAAATTAAATGCCTCCaacatttttgaaaatgCGAGCAATATATATGCTACCATATCAAAGTTGAGGGAAGCAAca GGAGTTACGGACATTTACGACATAAATCAAAAGTTCCTAGacattgaaaataaaaaaaatttattacaaaaagaGGAAGAGTTATCGCAGAAGAGACttgaa GATACCATTAAGGAATACATAAGCTTAAACAATGAAATCATAAACACTTTTTCAGAAGATAAAAACATATTGAGGAAAAAAATCCtaaat gaaaaggaaaaaatatcaGAGGATATATACGACCTCTACAAGCTCGTATTTGCAag CGAAAAAGAATTAGAAgacattaatataaaattggacaaaataaaaaaatttttggaaaaacaaaataattatttccaCTCTATAAATATGGAG GATATGATGGAGTTTCACTCAAACGAAGACATGTTgcagtatataaaaaatttaaaagtaaCAATTGAGATCCTCATGAAAATTACTCagaaaaac AGGGAAAATGGACATATTAGCAGGTCCTATAAG tctTTAGAATTTTTGGAAATTATAAACTTGTATAAAAACGTTGACTTTCACAAGAACATGTgcag GGTTGACGACACTCAAGATCTtgaaaatacaataaaattag AATCCAAAATATTAGCCAAAGGAAAGCATCTGTGA
- the PmUG01_12076500 gene encoding allantoicase, putative, with amino-acid sequence MNEQERTNEEESKVLSKVNETKISRKRKLQETEADESDEGEGNNISRKTYKLKKRKKKKFLNIFNNIFSWIISKSTKIPSKEIECINDVNFFNFTNVLSKHFGSKVLFVTDESISKSENLMIEEKIGWITRRRRDVGHEWLILKLKYPSIIYGLELNFDNMDDDICPHLSIEVVENSCIDEIIKEEEFIINEAEGKEEKIIKRKSYNFLESYKIDKSISDILENQNTPWVELLQADCVDFLKCTNKKRVYYFKINDQSLIKPWTHIRINLYPDGGINNIKFYGEFVSLFKKHTIVSKQKIFLNKPENGCTLIYYHCDNIYKGHPKYIIDSYKTDGFCTKRLFNRPPIILRTLSYNSIKNISIFKFGVRGIIENFTIDIGNYKYDHPECIQIYLLDCIDILTLDLLEQKRIFEEDEKLEKKKIDWLQLPPCKIATDHKKTFYNFNLLEYNFTLMERTATHFKISLHPDGGISQVNVIGTVLSTPP; translated from the coding sequence ATGAACGAACAAGAAAGAACAAATGAGGAAGAAAGCAAAGTACTAAGCAAAGTAAATGAAACGAAAATTtcaagaaaaagaaaactaCAGGAAACTGAAGCAGATGAGAGTGATGAAGGAGAAggaaataatattagtagAAAAACCTACAagttgaaaaaaagaaaaaaaaaaaaatttttaaacatttttaataacatttttagcTGGATAATAAGTAAGAGTACAAAAATCCCATCTAAAGAAATTGAATGCATAAATgatgtaaattttttcaattttactAATGTCTTATCAAAACATTTCGGTTCTAAGGTTCTATTTGTAACAGATGAATCGATAAGTAAATCTGAAAATTTAATgattgaagaaaaaataggaTGGATAACTAGAAGAAGAAGAGATGTAGGACATGAATGGTTAATACTGAAATTGAAGTACCcaagtattatatatggtctggaattaaattttgataatatgGATGATGATATATGTCCACATTTATCGATTGAAGTTGTAGAAAATTCTTGCATAGATGAGATAATTAAAGAAgaagaatttataattaacgAAGCAGAAgggaaagaagaaaaaataataaaaagaaaaagttataattttttggaatcatataaaatagataaatcTATTTCagatatattagaaaatcAAAATACTCCATGGGTTGAATTACTTCAAGCAGATTGTGTAgactttttaaaatgtaccaataaaaaaagagtatactattttaaaattaatgacCAGTCTTTAATTAAACCTTGGACACATAtaagaattaatttatatccAGATGGAGgtataaataacataaaattttatggagaatttgtttctttatttaaaaaacatacaattgtatcaaaacaaaaaatatttttaaataaacctGAAAATGGATGtactttaatttattatcattgtgataatatttataaaggacacccaaaatatattattgattCATATAAAACAGATGGATTTTGTACTAAAAGATTATTTAATAGACCTCCTATAATCTTAAGAACACTATCATATAATTCtattaaaaacatttctATCTTTAAATTTGGTGTTAGAGGTATAATTGAAAACTTTACAATTGACATaggaaattataaatatgatcATCCAGAgtgtatacaaatatatttgctTGATTGCATAGATATTCTTACTTTAGACTTACTAGagcaaaaaagaatttttgaagaagatgaaaaattagaaaaaaaaaaaattgactGGTTACAGCTACCTCCATGTAAAATAGCTACAgatcataaaaaaacattctacaattttaatttattagaatataattttacactTATGGAGAGAACAGCAACACACTTTAAAATTTCCCTTCATCCGGATGGCGGAATTTCTCAGGTAAATGTCATAGGAACAGTGTTGTCCACTCCACCCTGA